One segment of Manduca sexta isolate Smith_Timp_Sample1 chromosome 27, JHU_Msex_v1.0, whole genome shotgun sequence DNA contains the following:
- the LOC115448903 gene encoding ubiquitin-conjugating enzyme E2-22 kDa isoform X1: MCLSLARSLISTLVFIMIQHYILFCALKPEPIFSKVAGGAIRLQLVNDNWTELKGEIAGPSDTPYEGGTFVLEIKVPETYPFNPPKIRFVTKIWHPNVSSVTGAICLDILKDQWAAALTLRTVLLSLQALLSAAEPNDPQDAVVAKQFRENPHLFNLTARHWTNVYAGGPNAIWEFNQKVQRLLDMGIDEHQARVALSTYDWELERATEQLFS, translated from the exons ATGTGTCTATCCCTTGCACGgagtttaatttcaactttgGTTTTCATCATGATTCAGCATTACATATTGTTTTGTGCCCTAAAACCGGAACCAATATTTTCCAAG gttgCTGGTGGGGCAATAAGGCTACAGCTGGTGAACGACAACTGGACAGAGTTGAAAGGAGAAATCGCTGGTCCCTCTGACACTCCATATGAAGGTGGCACATTCGTGCTCGAAATCAAAGTACCCGAAACTTATCCCTTCAATCCACCGAAG ATTCGGTTTGTTACCAAGATTTGGCACCCGAACGTATCATCAGTGACGGGCGCCATTTGCTTAGACATTCTAAAAGACCAATGGGCGGCCGCACTAACCCTGCGCACGGTGTTGCTGTCGCTGCAAGCGCTATTGTCAGCCGCCGAGCCCAACGATCCTCAGGACGCAGTGGTCGCCAAACAATTCAGAGAAAACCCACACCTATTCAACTTGACCGCGCGGCATTGGACTAACGTGTATGCGGGTGGGCCTAATGCGATATGGGAGTTCAATCAAAAGGTGCAACGCTTACTGGATATGGGCATCGACGAGCATCAGGCGAGAGTAGCGCTCTCCACCTACGACTGGGAGCTAGAGCGCGCCACCGAGCAACTCTTCAGTTAG
- the LOC115448903 gene encoding ubiquitin-conjugating enzyme E2-22 kDa isoform X2: MANIASKRIKREFKEIMKSEEVAGGAIRLQLVNDNWTELKGEIAGPSDTPYEGGTFVLEIKVPETYPFNPPKIRFVTKIWHPNVSSVTGAICLDILKDQWAAALTLRTVLLSLQALLSAAEPNDPQDAVVAKQFRENPHLFNLTARHWTNVYAGGPNAIWEFNQKVQRLLDMGIDEHQARVALSTYDWELERATEQLFS, translated from the exons ATGGCAAATATAGCCTCCAAGCGCATAAAACGAGAATTTAAGGAGATTATGAAAAGCGAAGAG gttgCTGGTGGGGCAATAAGGCTACAGCTGGTGAACGACAACTGGACAGAGTTGAAAGGAGAAATCGCTGGTCCCTCTGACACTCCATATGAAGGTGGCACATTCGTGCTCGAAATCAAAGTACCCGAAACTTATCCCTTCAATCCACCGAAG ATTCGGTTTGTTACCAAGATTTGGCACCCGAACGTATCATCAGTGACGGGCGCCATTTGCTTAGACATTCTAAAAGACCAATGGGCGGCCGCACTAACCCTGCGCACGGTGTTGCTGTCGCTGCAAGCGCTATTGTCAGCCGCCGAGCCCAACGATCCTCAGGACGCAGTGGTCGCCAAACAATTCAGAGAAAACCCACACCTATTCAACTTGACCGCGCGGCATTGGACTAACGTGTATGCGGGTGGGCCTAATGCGATATGGGAGTTCAATCAAAAGGTGCAACGCTTACTGGATATGGGCATCGACGAGCATCAGGCGAGAGTAGCGCTCTCCACCTACGACTGGGAGCTAGAGCGCGCCACCGAGCAACTCTTCAGTTAG